The proteins below come from a single Candidatus Anaeroferrophillus wilburensis genomic window:
- a CDS encoding 3-deoxy-D-manno-octulosonic acid transferase, protein MVYLLYDLILLLASLILVPYYAFRGVRSGTLRQGIGERLGRIPPAKLSLLVRRQVFWIHAVSVGETRAAVPLVKGLKKAYPDVALVLSSVTETGHEIASNLSQVDCCLFFPFDFSWVVRRVLAAIRPELIIIVETEIWPNFVRLADEQNIPVVLVNGRISDRSFPRYRRFRWFLRRILERFSLLCMQTDQDAKRIQLMGAPKELVHVSGNMKFDLGDILPGANIQAVKERYQLPDDALIWIAGSTHAGEEEEVVAAYQQLLAEGKKLFLVLVPRHPNRCKGVGEMLRQRGISFARRSELPVTASFLAAGTVLLMDTVGELQKLYGVADVVFVGGSLVPVGGHNLLEASAVKKPVLFGPQMHNFKEISRLLLEAGGGLMVADGNELFTVMGRLLDSPAERYELGERGYQVVARHAGATALTIDLIRSVLTQDAADHNAAID, encoded by the coding sequence ATGGTTTATCTGCTGTATGACCTCATTCTTCTGCTGGCTTCTCTGATCCTGGTACCCTACTACGCCTTCAGAGGGGTGCGCTCCGGGACGTTGCGGCAGGGGATCGGCGAGAGATTAGGACGTATCCCGCCGGCAAAGCTCAGTCTTTTGGTGCGGCGACAGGTGTTCTGGATTCATGCCGTTTCGGTGGGCGAGACCCGGGCGGCCGTGCCCCTGGTTAAAGGGCTGAAAAAGGCCTATCCGGATGTTGCCCTGGTGCTTTCCAGTGTAACAGAGACCGGTCATGAAATTGCTAGCAACCTTTCTCAGGTAGACTGCTGCCTTTTCTTTCCGTTTGATTTTTCCTGGGTTGTCCGTCGGGTTCTGGCGGCTATCAGGCCGGAGTTGATTATTATTGTTGAGACGGAGATCTGGCCGAATTTTGTCCGCCTGGCCGATGAACAAAACATTCCTGTGGTGCTGGTCAATGGCCGGATATCGGACCGTTCTTTTCCCCGTTACCGTCGGTTCCGGTGGTTCCTGAGGCGGATACTGGAGCGTTTTTCCCTGCTCTGCATGCAGACTGACCAGGATGCCAAACGGATTCAGTTAATGGGGGCGCCAAAAGAATTAGTGCATGTTTCCGGGAACATGAAGTTTGATCTTGGTGACATTCTTCCTGGGGCGAACATTCAAGCTGTCAAGGAACGCTACCAGCTTCCTGACGACGCACTTATCTGGATTGCCGGCAGCACCCACGCTGGTGAAGAGGAGGAGGTCGTTGCAGCCTATCAGCAGCTTTTGGCCGAGGGGAAAAAGCTGTTTCTGGTTCTGGTGCCCCGACATCCAAATCGATGCAAAGGGGTGGGGGAGATGCTGCGGCAGCGGGGAATCTCTTTTGCCCGCCGGAGTGAACTGCCTGTGACGGCATCCTTTCTTGCCGCTGGAACCGTGCTGTTGATGGACACCGTTGGTGAGTTGCAGAAGCTCTATGGGGTGGCTGATGTGGTGTTTGTTGGTGGCAGCCTGGTGCCGGTTGGCGGCCATAACCTGCTGGAAGCCTCAGCGGTGAAAAAACCGGTCCTCTTCGGTCCCCAGATGCACAATTTCAAAGAGATTTCGCGGCTGTTGCTGGAGGCTGGGGGTGGGCTTATGGTCGCTGACGGAAACGAATTGTTTACGGTCATGGGCCGCTTACTGGACAGTCCTGCGGAGCGGTATGAGCTTGGTGAGCGAGGCTATCAGGTGGTAGCCAGGCACGCTGGCGCCACCGCCTTGACGATAGATTTGATACGGTCCGTGCTGACACAAGATGCAGCTGACCATAACGCCGCAATCGATTAA
- a CDS encoding lysophospholipid acyltransferase family protein gives MKKLGDWLLLRVVPLLASLVIRGLSLLIRIDYLGMEYWRQCRQDKRGVIISFWHDQLLLMVKGNPSKAGARILISASKDGELIARTMRYFGHDAVRGSSSRGGKEALKEMVLLAQEPGDLAITPDGPRGPRHRLKPGVAQLARLTGRPVLPLAFACSRGRRFQSWDRFLLPYPFSRGVFVLGEPVVCQPGEELALLQERLSQAMEHVNEKARAHLRCYGLSAV, from the coding sequence ATGAAAAAGCTTGGTGACTGGCTTCTTCTGCGGGTGGTTCCCTTGCTGGCCTCATTAGTCATCCGTGGGCTTTCACTGCTGATTCGGATTGATTATCTGGGGATGGAATACTGGCGTCAGTGCCGGCAGGATAAGCGCGGCGTCATTATCTCTTTCTGGCATGACCAGTTGTTGCTGATGGTCAAAGGTAACCCTAGTAAGGCGGGGGCCAGGATTCTTATCAGTGCTTCGAAGGATGGTGAGCTGATTGCCAGGACCATGCGCTATTTTGGCCATGATGCTGTGCGTGGTTCATCTTCACGAGGAGGAAAAGAGGCGTTGAAAGAGATGGTCCTGCTGGCGCAGGAACCCGGCGATCTGGCCATAACGCCTGATGGCCCTCGTGGTCCGCGGCATCGATTGAAGCCGGGGGTTGCTCAGTTGGCCAGATTAACCGGCCGACCGGTGCTGCCGCTCGCTTTTGCCTGCAGCCGGGGGCGGCGTTTTCAATCCTGGGATCGTTTTCTGCTGCCCTATCCCTTTAGCCGCGGCGTTTTTGTTCTTGGAGAACCGGTAGTCTGTCAACCGGGCGAGGAACTTGCCCTGCTTCAGGAACGTCTATCTCAAGCCATGGAACATGTGAACGAGAAGGCTCGGGCTCATTTGAGGTGCTATGGTTTATCTGCTGTATGA